A portion of the Avibacterium sp. 20-132 genome contains these proteins:
- a CDS encoding TusE/DsrC/DsvC family sulfur relay protein — protein MLNINNQIIETDNEGYLLDLTQWTPDVALAIAQQEALTLTEAHWEVIHFVRDFYQEYHTSPAIRMLVKAMAQKLGEDKGNSRYLQRLFPEGPAKQATKLAGLPKPAKCL, from the coding sequence ATGTTGAATATAAACAATCAAATCATCGAAACAGATAATGAAGGCTATTTATTGGATTTAACCCAGTGGACGCCTGATGTCGCGCTAGCTATTGCACAGCAAGAAGCACTCACGCTAACCGAGGCACATTGGGAAGTCATTCATTTTGTACGCGATTTTTATCAGGAATACCACACTTCCCCAGCGATCAGAATGTTGGTGAAAGCAATGGCACAAAAATTAGGGGAAGATAAAGGCAACAGCCGTTACTTACAACGCTTATTCCCAGAAGGCCCTGCAAAGCAAGCAACGAAACTGGCTGGATTACCAAAACCTGCAAAATGCTTATAA
- a CDS encoding Bax inhibitor-1 family protein has protein sequence MQSRLIVEDSRQESVLATNKVLRNTYFLLALTLTFSAIVAYVAMTLNVAPLHFGVLLVGFYGLLFLNSALENSAWGILSTFALTGFIGYSLGPVLNMYIGAGLGDLIALALGGTAAVFFACSFYVLSTKKDMSFLSGMMFTLFIVLVVGMIASFFFKMPAFYVALSALFIVFSSMGILYQTSSIIHGGETNYIRATVSLYVSIYNIFVSLLNLLGILRND, from the coding sequence ATGCAATCTCGTTTAATCGTTGAAGACAGCCGCCAAGAATCGGTATTAGCCACCAATAAAGTGTTACGCAATACCTATTTCTTGCTCGCTTTAACCTTAACTTTTTCTGCCATTGTTGCTTATGTGGCAATGACCTTAAATGTTGCCCCATTACATTTCGGTGTGTTATTAGTGGGATTTTATGGCTTATTATTTTTAAATAGTGCATTAGAAAATAGTGCGTGGGGAATTCTTTCAACCTTCGCCTTAACTGGTTTTATTGGCTATTCTTTAGGGCCGGTATTAAATATGTACATCGGTGCAGGATTGGGAGATTTAATCGCCCTTGCACTTGGCGGAACTGCAGCGGTGTTCTTCGCCTGTTCTTTCTATGTATTAAGCACGAAAAAAGATATGTCATTCCTTTCAGGTATGATGTTTACGCTATTTATTGTGCTTGTAGTGGGAATGATTGCCAGTTTCTTCTTTAAAATGCCTGCATTTTATGTTGCGTTAAGTGCATTATTTATCGTCTTCTCTAGTATGGGCATTTTATATCAAACCAGTAGCATCATTCACGGTGGTGAAACCAATTATATCCGTGCAACCGTGAGCCTTTATGTGTCTATTTATAATATCTTTGTGAGTTTATTAAACTTACTCGGTATTTTACGCAATGATTAA